Part of the Ignavibacterium album JCM 16511 genome, ACTGGAAGCTCTGAACAGCGATGAAGAAATAACTCAGGTTTATATTCTATATGGTCAGGAAGGCGGAATAATTAATGCAATTCGTGTTGCTGCAAAAAAAAGGGGAATTAAAGTAAATCAAATAACCTCAGAGAAATTCAGGCAAATTGTAAAAGACAAAAATGCTCAAGGTGTTGCAGCAGTAAAGTTATCACAAAAATTTTATTCACTTCAGGAAATAATTCAATCGGCAAAACTCAAAAGTTCAAAAACCCAATCATCAGAAAAGAGTTTTGGTGAATCTCCACTAATCTTAATTTTAGATTCGATTATGGATACACATAATGTTGGTGCAATTTTAAGAACAGCAGAATGCAGCGGAGTTGATGGAATCATCATAACAAAGCATAATTCAGCACCAATTAATGAAACTGTAGCTAAAACATCTGCAGGCGCGAGTGAGCTTGTTAAGATTTGTCAGGTTAATAATCTAGCAAATGCAATAGATGAGCTTAAGAAAGAAGGTTTCTGGATTGTCGGTTCATATCTCGGTAATTCAAAACCATATACTGAAATTGATTATAAAATGCCTGTTGCATTAATTGTTGGTAATGAAGAAAAAGGTATAAGAAAATTAACTGCTGACAAATGCGACTTTCTTGTACACATTCCGATGAAAGGAAAAATTCAATCACTGAATGTTTCAGTTGCAACAGGAATACTTCTCTTCGAAATTCTAAGGCAGAGAAGTTTATAAAAAATTCTTTGTGATTTTGTCTTTTCTTTACACTAAATTTCAGTAGTAAAACAATTCTAATTCAGCACGGGAACCTAACAAAGGAGGAAATATGAAATCGAAATTAATTTTTACTCTTATTCTGATACTTTCACTTTCCTGTTTTTATGAATCAGTTACATTCTCTCAGGACAAAAAGAAAAAGAAATCTGTTAAAGAAGTAATCAAAGATGTTAATAAAAAAGAACAGACTGATACCAAGCAAACAGATTTAAAGAAAATTGTTGAAGAGAATGTAACAGATACTAATCAGAAAAATGCAGAAGATAATTCTAAATCAGCAGCACAAAAAATTTCTCACATAATTCAGACAAAGCACTTTTATAAATTCGGTTCAGCTATGGAGGAAGGAGTCAAAGTTTCGGAAACTCATTTTGATAATGATGGAAATGTTATAGAGTTTTCCGAATATGATTCTGATGGTTCAATTCTGAAAAAAGAAAAATATTCCTATGATAGTAATCAGAAAATGACTGAGCATATTCAATACAATTCCGATGGAGAAATAGAAAGGAAAGAAGTCTTTAAATATGATGGAGATCAGTTGAAGGAATATTCAGTTTATTCTTCAGAGGGTGAGTTAGAAAATAAATCAATCTATAAGTATGAAAATAACATACTGAAAGAAGAGACACTTTATAATTCAGATGGAGAACCTGAAGCAAAATTTGTTTATTCATACAAAGGTGATTTACTCATCAGCAAATCAAAATACACTCCTGAGGGTGCACTTGAAGAAAAGCTTGTTATCAACTATCACGATGGGGGCAAACCTTCAGAAGAAATTTATTATGACGGCGAAGGTTCAATCACAAAAAAAATTG contains:
- the rlmB gene encoding 23S rRNA (guanosine(2251)-2'-O)-methyltransferase RlmB encodes the protein MNLIIGRKPVLEALNSDEEITQVYILYGQEGGIINAIRVAAKKRGIKVNQITSEKFRQIVKDKNAQGVAAVKLSQKFYSLQEIIQSAKLKSSKTQSSEKSFGESPLILILDSIMDTHNVGAILRTAECSGVDGIIITKHNSAPINETVAKTSAGASELVKICQVNNLANAIDELKKEGFWIVGSYLGNSKPYTEIDYKMPVALIVGNEEKGIRKLTADKCDFLVHIPMKGKIQSLNVSVATGILLFEILRQRSL